The following nucleotide sequence is from Oreochromis niloticus isolate F11D_XX linkage group LG9, O_niloticus_UMD_NMBU, whole genome shotgun sequence.
TCACTGTCACTCTTTCTAGGCTCTGTCACTTTTTTACTGGAACAGCATGGTAAAGTAGGCCTAGgctgccatctagtggcagTCTGTTGTTACTACAATATATGAAATTGTGTTTCTATTGGAAATATAATTCAGCGCCACCGAGCCGCTCTCCCGGTTACAAAGTGAACCTGTTTTTTTAGACAGATAAATCACTAAGCACAGTGAAGCTTTTGGTTTTGTAAAAGTGTTTCTTATTCAAAATGCATGTTGATTTTTATAAGGTTGAAGAGCAGTTAGCAGTGCATTGATGGACATCTTTAAACTATTAATTGAAGAATCTTTGGTCATGAACTAGAAACGTGAGCTCCAGGTGAGACTGCACAGAAGAACAAGTGTCCTTAAACTGCATCAACTGATGACTTCTTACAATTGTAttctactgtgtgtttttatcatTGAACATTTATGTCTTTGTGTACACATCCTAACACAAGCTACTGTAACTTAGAGAAGCTCAGCAATATATTATTAAGTACACAAACAGTTCCAGGTGCTGGACTGTTTGAAGGCCCCACTTTGGATCATGTGAAGGACGTTCAGTTTTTTGTTACAGGCATTGAAGGGTTAATGCTGTTAATTGCATAGTACAGTGATAGATAACTTGGTAGAGCTGGTCCACCTTATGAACCAAAGAATAATATCTAGTATGTtgtgaatgaaaaaaataaatggtatGACTGTTCATTTACCGAACCCTAACCTGTGAGATCAGGCTCACATCTCTGACCATAGAAATGGTGGACTTTTCAGGAAAtgtacttaaaaaataaaaacaagagtaAGATGGGAAAGTCAGAAGGAAATAAGAAACTTTCTCAATTGTGAGAAATTTTGTGAGAATTTTAACTGGATTGTCTGTGGTATAACTGGCCTGTAACAAGAGGAGTCACCAACTGCTGACCATTACAAAGGAAGAGGTTTTAGGACTTCCAAACCATCTTCACTGTTCCCATCAGGAGGCATCCATTTCTTTGTTACACCCTATGCTTTGAGAAACACACTATTATCACACCACAGTGAGCCAGTTGCATGAACAGCAGCCTAATCAGACTTCTGCAGAGTCTCAAAGTTTTTTTGGAGTCTGCTTCTCGTGTCCAACAGGAAgaattctgtccataaacaaaggattttaaaatgtaccattttttttctttttacttttgtaaAGTAACCTAAAATTATTATTGCCTCAAAGGGATTTATACTCTGAGCTAtgggctttttgttttttaaatgttgtccTAAGCGGCCAACGAATTGTTAATGCATGATTAAAGTGAACTGTTAATTTATCGTTTCTGGTTTTACTATAAACAGACAGGGGAcacttgtgttttctttcttcctcaaaTGATCAGATAAGATGCTAAATCTGTGAAACAACCTAACTTCTAACttcgttaaatgtcataaattccgttttcatggatgcctggatgttaaactcaattgttacacctggtagagcagaacactgatgattttattaaagatgaaagactttagacagtttttcaactctcagtaatgccacagtgatcatttgatatatggacctgcagcggcttggagggaaaaaagaaggaacacacacacgtaaaggaagcactcaaaacatgtggttatcctaactgggcgttcataaagtcagcaaagaggcacagaaaagaagatgagacaccagcgagggaggataagaaagacagacgcaacaacgttgtcatcccctatgtagccgctgtatcagagaaactcaggagagttttctccaaacacgacatcccagtgtacttcagacccagcaacacactcagacagaaactggttcacccgaaagacaaaactccaaaacacagacttaacaacgtggtgtatgctgtacagtgcagcgaggaatgcccagacctctacattggagagaccaaacagccacttcacaagcgtatggcacaacatagaaaagccacctccacaggacaagactcagcagtccatctgcatctaaaggataaaggacactctttcgaggatgccaatgttcacattttggacagagaggacagatggtttgaaagagaagtgaaagaggccatcaatgtccactgtgagtgaccatctttgaacagaggcggtggtttacgacaccaactgtctgccatctataatccagttttgagttccctccccaaacgccttaatgcccactcacatcctgggccatctgacctcaggaattcacatgacaaggtggggccaggtttcacaatgagctcacccgaaaccctggctgattaggtcccacacccgctttcacaccttggcgcatgtgattagaggatcaccagggggtcctttgtccctccttggggggatactcccacagggtttaaatctgggactctcggccatttgaccttagaactgaagaagcttctcggatgagaggtgaaacgtcttcaagcaacttaaagaagtccagacgcttttctttgcaaactcctttgactacgatgacctggatgactgagaaccttcacagacacactcaATGTACTGCTACTGTGAGCATAGAGTGATGAATAAAAAGCAGAAGTAAAATGAGTTCTGTATGTTTCCTTCATAAGAAATGTCTCCAGGTCATCATATATAGCTGTTTCTAAAAATTGTGACATTTTAGAATGAACACAGTTATGAACCTggagaaagctaaaaaaaaatgttctcaagaaaaattaaaatatgactTCAATTGTTGAAAGTTCATCAATGTGATGTTTTGATACAGGTCGCCGATCATTTGTAACCTGTTGTTACGCCACATATGAAACAGACTGCAAGACATTCCTGCAACAAAGTCTGTGTTTCTCAATAAAGGGGTTAAAAATAATGTGCCGTCTTCTCTATCCAACCGCTTACGTATCTCCCACCAAACCCTAATTATGCTATAGTATTTGGGTTATTCTTAATCTCTGTTTGTAATTTCGTTTTGTCCCAGACAACTAAACTCCAAAGTGAAGGTGGCTtaatttttaagtttttttgcGTAAACCTGAGCAAAAATAAGACTTGTTTAATCCTACAGACTGCGCTTGTGAAACCAGCTGCAGATCTAAACCACAGTGAACACTGGTGGGTTAGACTGCGCTCTCCAACATCATaatcaaatcaaacaaatgAGGAAATCTATGTTTGGAAGAATCCTCAAAGATTAAAACGGTTCCATTTTGTCTTACTTGCTTGTTTGCTTGTTAATTTTTTCAATATGTCACCTTTTTGTACAGTGACACATTCATCAAATGAGAATCTGAAACACAGGGCACTCCAAGCTGGTTGGACATATTGATGACTTGCTTGAACTCACATCTGCTTCCAATTAGTGGTGATTAGAAGCTTTCCCTTGATTCTCAGTGGAGGAAAACCAGCAGGTCTACTGGCTCTTGTTAAGGTGCAAAGAGTTATTTCAAGCCTACAATAGTCAGTGGCTGTTAAATCAGCTTTAGTGCTGATATCTTACACTCAATCTCATGTATGAATTTAACAAATAACTATTACTTCtttttgtagttgttgttgtttttaagttaGTGAAATGACTCAGGAAAACAGTGTTTGTATGCAGTCTGTTGACATGGACTTGACTTGTCTTCCTCCTGGCAACACGTCCCTGCAACAggtaatgtttatttttgtttgtttgtgtttttattgcattACCATTGCTGCCAATTCTTCGCTTACTTGAGGAGTCTGTCCCAGTTACTGAATGGAGGGACtggaaaaaacagtttaaactcAGCTCCTCTGCTTTGATTggtctttttctgttgttaGACTGATGTGCCCGGTGCAGCTGAACAGCAGACAATGAGCGTTTATCTCAGAGTGAGGCCTTTCTCTAAAGAGGAGCTCTCTAACAATGAGGATCAGGTACACTCGAACATACTGGGATGACCAATAAGGAAAAACCAGTGTGTATCCTCTCTGCTTTCTTCTGCAAGTGTTGTAGCTCATCTGCACATTTCCATCAATATAAGGGACTGgaacattttgttttaaaacacaAGAGTTCTCCCTACCTCCCCTTGGATTAGATGATCTTGTAGCCTAATACTATTTAAGAGCAGTTGTCTTgcattcaaaataaaactaatggAAAGAGCACCTGATTTAAGACGTAGTTGCCACTTTTGCACCAACTGGCCCATGCCAGTTCTGACTTTCACCTGTTATGAGATGGTTTGATTTACAAAGACTGTTAAACACTTTGTTTTCCCATCTCTCAGGCTTGTGTTGTGATTGAAAACAGCCAGACGGTGACACTGAATGCACCAAAAGGTTCTGCCACCATGAAGAGCAGTGAGAAAGGAATTGGCATGTCACTCCacaaattttctttttcacaggtCAGTAACATTTGAAATGACCCATTTTCTCCCCCCTTTTATGTCAATAATTGTCGACTTTTTATCTTCTGTTGCCTTTTAGATTTTTGGGCCTGACACAACACAGGCTGAGCTGTTTGAGAACACAGTCAAAAACCAAATGAGTGATTTCTTGGATGGGAAGAATGCACTGATATTCAGCTATGGTGTAACCAATGCTGGGAAAACCTTCACAATCCAAGGTACGGACAGAAGCACAATATCCTTGTGAAGTTCAAGTCGTGCAAAGTTCTTCTGGTAATGTTTTGAAGTGCTGCAGGAACTCCAAAAGAGCCAGGAATACTGCCTCGAGTGCTGGAAAGCACTTTTCAGTACATTGGAGAACATCAGTATCAGGGAATGGACCTGAAGCCCTACCTCAGGAATGGTGTGCAGTCTCTGGATTTTGACCAAGTAAAGCAGGAAAGAAGCACTAAAGCTGCCATTTTTGCTTCAATTAAAGAAGTAAGGACTCAGTTCTGTCAAATGTATTCCAGAAAAGAGAAGATGGGAATAAAGCACTTGACTGTAGTGCTGTTTACATTCATATGTCTCTCCTCTGGTCTAGGAATGTGATCCTCTCAGAGTCAGTAGTTGTCTAGAGTCTTGTTTGGCCAGCCATCTTTCATCCTCTTCTGCATCTTCAACTCAAACGGGTACTACTCATTAGAATAGTGATTATTGTTGTGGAttcttattttctctctctagatagatagatagatagatagatatttatttatttattaacggTCTTCTGTGCTCCTACTTTAGTGCTGACCAGTAACCAGACAGAAGCAAATGACAGCCAGTTTGCCTTATGGGTGGCTTTCTTTGAAATCTACAATGAGCATGTGTACGATCTTCTCCGGCCATCTTTGTGCTCCAAATCCAAGAAACGTGCCTGTCTCCGTGTATGCGATGATGGTGCTGGAAATGCTTATGTTAAAGGTGTGGAAATGACCTTGCCTTGTGTTCTTAAATTAGCAGGTGAATGTTAGCATTAAtgaatgaaaggaaaaacatttgttttgatTTCAGACCTCATTTGGATCAACATTCATAACCTGGGTGAAGCCTCCAAGCTGCTACAGTTTGGGAATAAAAACAGAAGTGCTGCAGCCACAAAGATGAACCACTCATCTAGCCGAAGGTAAAACCAGTTAAGCTTATCATGGATGTGGTGTTAAATAACCTGTTCAAAACTCACACAGGCTTTCCTTACAGCCACAGCATATTTACCATGAAGTTACTGAGGATCAATGGAGGGACGGCTGAAAGGGTCTCTGAGTAAGTATATACAAGTATAAGTTCACTAAGTGAAAAGGCAATAAGCAATTTAatataaagatgaaaaatgatcaactcaaaattaaacaaatgtgtAATGCTAAATGAGAATTTGATTTTTAAGGCAAATAAAGCATACTGACAATCTAAAATGGcaatcaataaaaataaatgtaaagtgtacttaataatatttttttgcaACTAATTTCTCAAATTGAAAATCATGCTAAAAATCCCTACTAACAATCATGGTTCCATCTCAGTTCATCAATATTTTAGACGGTGGTGTCCTCATAAAAGTACTAAAATGCATTAACGCTGCAGTAATGCTAATGAAGatcatatttaaatcaaaaatgTAATCTAGTACACTTGGACAGAGTATCTAATAATTGTATCTGATatgttgatgcatgctcaatcatccaggtaagtaaatcccaaagaGTTGACCTTAAACAATAACTGAACCTAGCCAAATTAGTGGGCTAGGCCActtcagttattgtgcaaatgtattgtttataaggttggggaaacctgcagtcagctgagactgaagaagtcacttggatgagcgactcccactgaaaacgctacgtccagatgaacagaatgaacTCTTTGGGAATGGTATCTGATACTTATATTATCAAAAATATTAGTGCAGTTAAAAATGGTGCAAAATCAGGCTGGTTCAGCGGTACAAAAAATGGAATATTGTGTCAACGTGATATTTATCTTGCATCTTTGCTATAGAAGTGCTTCTCATAGTGGTTTTTGGGctcatgttttaatttttaaataaccTAAAATGGCTCTTCAAGTACTGGAAAATAAAATGGATCACATGAAATGAGTCAGGGAATGTTTGGGGGCCTTCAGCGGGAGTTATTAGGTGAGAAATCTGATTCATTGCCGGGACTAAGACACTAATATGTCCACCTTTTTTGTAAACATAAATTGTGAAACTATGattctcctgttttgtttttctctcgcAGGTTCTCTCTCTGTGATCTGGCCGGCTCAGAAAGatgcaacaaaacaaagacatttgGAGAGAGGCTTAAGGAGGCGGGTAACATTAATAATTCCCTGCTTATTTTGGGGAAGTGTATCACTGCGCTCCGCAACAG
It contains:
- the zgc:56231 gene encoding kinesin-like protein KIF20A; translated protein: MTQENSVCMQSVDMDLTCLPPGNTSLQQTDVPGAAEQQTMSVYLRVRPFSKEELSNNEDQACVVIENSQTVTLNAPKGSATMKSSEKGIGMSLHKFSFSQIFGPDTTQAELFENTVKNQMSDFLDGKNALIFSYGVTNAGKTFTIQGTPKEPGILPRVLESTFQYIGEHQYQGMDLKPYLRNGVQSLDFDQVKQERSTKAAIFASIKEECDPLRVSSCLESCLASHLSSSSASSTQTVLTSNQTEANDSQFALWVAFFEIYNEHVYDLLRPSLCSKSKKRACLRVCDDGAGNAYVKDLIWINIHNLGEASKLLQFGNKNRSAAATKMNHSSSRSHSIFTMKLLRINGGTAERVSEFSLCDLAGSERCNKTKTFGERLKEAGNINNSLLILGKCITALRNSGPERTRSSYIPFRESKLTKLFQAFFCGKGRPSMVVNINQCASTYDETLHVMKFSAVAKQVVQVIPDKTLESLAPRLVGRDGKPLLRNGVIDSDVLESYLSEDELLDEEEEADMSLLPQSELLNMVENLRTKLLAERRKNLLQEIEIRKEMGDAMLQQLMESEELRNRQIEELKESYQDKLENTFEMYKDAIKEHAYQSAMTNLEDNYVPLDEFTAEQEKVEALRRRVSELEALTSRTGVVPAAPTVDQSSQTEPLKEAGEAGDDRYRRLHREKCAIERMCEDKQQLILSLEKRLMELNETLQKVRDGFVEKSADLEALQRTADDQKKSMEEILQKNVEKDKEIVSLKAEVAKLSQKSPVQAKTKRGLLANIKEAVTSPRKGTSARTLRKTGKTVHH